A stretch of Besnoitia besnoiti strain Bb-Ger1 chromosome V, whole genome shotgun sequence DNA encodes these proteins:
- a CDS encoding hypothetical protein (encoded by transcript BESB_062840) gives MPELTFFRSLRRQKAPEVALRNSEFADAGGETRGGASRRDCMNGQLTQQAEPDFSTQEVAASATEEGGAAPDGRIVEAIRKEIDEVRLCHGRIPEISVRREQGIVTSSLSYPTLRPFRPWCCARDNGSPEAEAGDLGFPHSAGEAAVAPTGWRESAAEYLSAEVARLLGEAVAAAAKTVPTARLQYRPRTHACPHEEGEMRTSPPHVRPSSSEQARLAPSQHHLDQRGPEDGCGAACSVNIGSTGPQGSACGELRCPLLPEGAEADKHRPILILLGGPSGTGKSTLAPLLVHLLMARSRRGAGPPAQAQAAADGEPAPLKNAADGRGVAQNTIGWEDGCVVVSSDHTRKVLRVLSQSHNALLFSSTYELQTVVRNQLAGLRATPKGREKDSTGSHSTDAGEESSALAGDRAEPRTDAKSQAEDIARMRMEVEQNLGPFSAWFPERCPSCQELYPCSAVLGLLLQSVLLQQKTIGTTIDCLMQSGTTQASDPGGKERADQTPKEECLKDTKDAAAPLRLVVVEGVHLSPAFVRLLQARYGRRCLSFTMYVPCREQHSARLQSRKDDSCQPAVSSNGTEPPESHVPAACEVRSRHEPDCVSRVGGRATPLSGPRPQSNNSQPDSAVEEPRRLPCAVGGQEGSQMPSVRSSDQHGEARTESLQGRHAGVTHRENKYLRNLCNIRCLQIYLCLAAQSCAAGAPPEAVKQQAIEAACIRFASEAEPVSGPRIEDRMRDGGVRLADLARRRSWGNNGTYTVLNRDVRSSLEFICRAIESQGLHAY, from the coding sequence ATGCCCGAGCTGACTTTCTTCCGcagcctgcggaggcagaaaGCGCCGGAAGTGGCGCTGAGGAATTCGGAGTTCGCGGATGCCGGAGGTGAGACTAGGGGAGGGGCAAGCCGCAGGGATTGCATGAACGGCCAACTCACCCAGCAGGCGGAACCGGACTTTTCCACGCAAGAGGTGgctgcgagcgcgacggaggagggaggggcaGCACCCGATGGTCGCATTGTCGAAGCGATTCGCAAAGAAATCGACGAGGTGCGCCTCTGTCACGGCCGGATCCCAGAAATTTCTGTCCGCCGCGAACAGGGGATAGTCACGTCGTCTCTCAGCTATCCAACGCTGCGTCCTTTCCGCCCGTGGTGTTGTGCCCGCGACAACGGCAGTCCGGAGGCTGAAGCAGGTGACCTGGGGTTCCCGCATTCCGCAGGGGAGGCGGCCGTCGCACCGACTGGGTGGCGGGAGAGCGCGGCCGAGTATCTAAGTGCAGAAGTTGCAAGGCTTCTGggcgaggcggtcgcggccgcagccaaGACGGTACCGACCGCGCGTCTTCAGTATCGGCCCCGAACGCATGCGTGCCCacacgaggagggcgagatgCGCACCAGCCCACCGCACGTCCGTCCGTCTTCTTCTGAGCAGGCGAGACTGGCACCGTCGCAGCATCATCTCGACCAGCGAGGTCCAGAGGACGgttgcggcgctgcctgcagcgTAAACATCGGCAGCACTGGGCCGCAGGGCTCCGCGTGTGGCGAGCTGCGTTGCCCATTACTCCCCGAGGGCGCAGAAGCCGACAAACACAGACCGATTCTCATTCTTTTGGGAGGGCCTTCAGGCACCGGGAAGAGCACACTGGCTCCCCTTCTTGTTCACCTTTTGATGGCGAGATCTCGGCGTGGAGCCGGGCCGCCTGctcaggcgcaggcggctgctgaTGGCGAGCCAGCGCCACTGAaaaacgccgcagacggccgTGGCGTGGCTCAGAACACAATAGGATGGGAAGACGGATGCGTAGTCGTGTCGTCGGACCACACAAGGAAAGTCCTGCGAGTTCTTAGCCAGTCGCACAACGCGCTGCTCTTCAGCAGCACCTACGAGCTGCAGACTGTGGTACGAAATCAGCTGGCGGGCCTGAGAGCGACTCCAAAAGGACGTGAGAAGGACTCAACCGGGTCGCATTCAACAGACGCGGGCGAAGAGTCTTCCGCGCTGGCGGGGGACAGAGCAGAGCCCCGGACAGACGCGAAGAGCCAGGCAGAAGACATCGCACGCATGCGGATGGAGGTGGAACAGAATTTGGGGCCGTTTTCCGCGTGGTTTCCAGAACGGTGTCCGTCGTGCCAAGAGCTCTACCCATGTTCTGCAGTGCTCGGACTCCTTCTACAGTCTGTCCTTTTGCAGCAGAAGACGATCGGCACGACAATCGACTGCCTTATGCAAAGCGGCACAACACAGGCGTCCGACCCGGGGGGGAAGGAACGAGCCGATCAAACGCCAAAAGAGGAGTGTCTGAAGGACACGAAAGATGCTGCCGCACCCCTCAGACTCGTGGTCGTTGAGGGTGTTCATCTCAGTCCGGCCTTTGTGAGACTCCTGCAGGCCCGGTACGGAAGACGATGCCTCTCATTTACGATGTACGTACCCTGTAGAGAGCAGCATTCGGCTCGTTTGCAGAGCAGGAAAGATGACTCTTGTCAACCAGCGGTTTCCTCCAACGGAACAGAGCCTCCTGAGTCACACGTTCCAGCAGCTTGCGAGGTCAGAAGCCGCCACGAGCCAGACTGCGTTTCCCGCGTTGGCGGCAGAGCGACTCCGCTGTCTGGGCCGCGTCCTCAGAGCAACAATTCACAGCCAGATTCCGCGGTCGAGGAGCCACGACGACTGCCATGTGCGGTTGGAGGACAGGAAGGCAGCCAGATGCCGTCGGTGAGGAGCTCGGATCAGCACGGAGAAGCCCGCACAGAGAGTCTACAGGGTCGCCACGCGGGCGTCACACATAGAGAAAACAAGTACCTGAGAAATCTCTGCAACATTCGATGCCTTCAAATCTATTTGTGCCTAGCAGCTCAAagctgcgctgctggagctccGCCCGAGGCGGTCAAGCAGCAGGCAATTGAGGCGGCTTGTATACGGTTCGCCTCGGAAGCTGAACCCGTATCTGGGCCCCGCATCGAGGATAGGATGCGAGACGGGGGAGTGAGACTTGCTGACcttgctcgccgccgcagttgGGGGAACAATGGGACGTACACTGTGCTGAACAGAGACGTCAGGAGCAGCCTCGAATTCATTTGCCGTGCCATTGAGTCGCAAGGCTTGCATGCGTATTGA